One region of Oryza glaberrima chromosome 7, OglaRS2, whole genome shotgun sequence genomic DNA includes:
- the LOC127779259 gene encoding L-type lectin-domain containing receptor kinase SIT2-like: protein MENQPVLFSAVFILYVSFLGPFCASAGEESFVYSGFASTGAANLTLDGSAMVTTTGLLQLTDSMPNIQGHAFYPTPLRFKKQSNGIVQSFSVAFVFGIISPYSDASTDGMAFVVAPNKGFPNATAAQFLGLLNISSDNSTSNHMFAVEIDTAQNTELDDIDGYHVGIDINSLHSKKSQHIGFYNDQHGGLLKNLTLTGSNCKPVQVWVDYDGETTQINVTLAPIKVTKPTRPLLSVPFNLSTVLTDQAYIGFSAATGPLTSHYYVLGWSFAMNAPAPPIEISRLPRLPCPGDNRLQKILQILLPIVAVALIFVVVMILVRRQQRYAELREDWEVEFGPHRFSYKDLFNATEGFKSKHILGVGGFGKVYKGVLQTSKLEVAVKKVSHGSNQGMKEFISEVVSIGHLRHRNLVQLLGYCRRKGELLLVYDYMPNGSLDKYLYGEDNKPVLDWAQRMQIIKDVASGLFYLHEKWDKVVIHRDIKASNVLLDSEMNARLGDFGLARLYDHGTNPQTTHLVGTMGFIAPELARTGKASPLTDVFAFGTFLLEVTCGRWPISNSAHHGRKMLVDWVLQHWHRGSLPDTVDPKLNGIYNVDEACLVLTLGLMCSHPIPGARPIMRQVMQYLDGDAPLPEFTPATLNSSLLAIMHNEGFDPYVAQYPWSGNSLGTMTPDILSGR, encoded by the coding sequence ATGGAGAATCAGCCTGTGCTCTTCAGTGCTGTTTTTATCCTCTATGTTAGCTTTCTTGGGCCCTTCTGCGCCAGCGCCGGCGAAGAGAGCTTTGTCTACTCCGGCTTTGCCAGCACCGGCGCAGCCAACCTCACCCTCGACGGCTCAGCCATGGTCACCACCACAGGGCTCCTTCAGCTGACAGACAGCATGCCCAATATCCAAGGCCATGCATTCTACCCAACTCCGCTCCGGTTCAAGAAGCAATCGAATGGCATAGTCCAATCCTTCTCCGTGGCCTTCGTGTTCGGCATCATCTCCCCGTACTCCGACGCGAGCACCGACGGCATGGCCTTCGTCGTCGCCCCAAACAAGGGCTTCCCCAATGCCACGGCGGCGCAGTTCTTGGGCCTCCTCAACATCAGCAGCGACAACAGCACAAGCAACCACATGTTCGCCGTGGAAATCGACACCGCCCAGAACACCGAGTTGGACGATATCGATGGCTACCACGTCGGCATCGACATCAACAGCCTCCACTCCAAGAAATCCCAACACATCGGCTTCTACAATGACCAGCATGGTGGGCTCTTGAAGAACCTGACCCTCACGGGCAGCAACTGCAAGCCGGTCCAAGTGTGGGTGGACTACGATGGAGAGACCACACAGATCAATGTCACTTTGGCTCCCATCAAAGTGACCAAACCTACACGGCCACTGCTCTCAGTCCCCTTCAACCTATCCACAGTGCTCACTGACCAAGCATACATTGGCTTCTCGGCAGCAACAGGTCCGCTCACCTCACATTACTACGTGCTTGGATGGAGCTTCGCTATGAATGCTCCTGCTCCACCTATTGAAATCTCCAGGTTGCCGAGGCTCCCTTGCCCTGGAGATAATAGGTTGCAGAAGATCTTGCAGATCCTATTGCCAATTGTCGCTGTAGCATTGATCTTCGTTGTAGTCATGATACTTGTGAGGAGGCAGCAGAGATATGCGGAATTAAGGGAAGATTGGGAGGTCGAGTTCGGGCCACACCGGTTCTCATACAAGGATCTGTTCAATGCCACAGAAGGTTTCAAGAGTAAGCACATACTCGGCGTGGGAGGGTTCGGAAAGGTGTACAAAGGAGTGCTTCAGACATCCAAACTTGAGGTTGCTGTGAAAAAGGTATCGCATGGTTCAAACCAAGGGATGAAAGAGTTTATCTCTGAGGTTGTTAGCATTGGTCACCTTCGGCACCGCAACCTTGTGCAGCTACTTGGTTATTGTCGACGAAAGGGTGAACTCCTACTAGTGTATGACTATATGCCAAATGGTAGCCTTGACAAGTATCTATATGGTGAAGACAACAAACCTGTCTTAGATTGGGCTCAGAGGATGCAAATCATCAAAGATGTGGCCTCTGGCTTATTCTACCTCCATGAGAAGTGGGACAAGGTTGTCATCCACCGTGACATCAAAGCAAGCAACGTGCTCCTGGACAGTGAAATGAATGCCCGGTTAGGCGACTTTGGTCTTGCAAGATTATATGACCATGGCACCAACCCACAGACCACGCACCTGGTTGGAACCATGGGATTCATAGCCCCAGAGCTGGCACGCACAGGAAAGGCATCCCCTCTCACCGATGTGTTCGCCTTCGGCACGTTCCTTCTTGAGGTCACCTGTGGCCGGTGGCCGATCAGCAACAGTGCGCACCACGGCCGAAAGATGCTGGTTGACTGGGTTCTCCAGCACTGGCACCGGGGATCGCTGCCAGACACAGTGGACCCGAAGCTGAACGGCATCTACAACGTCGATGAGGCATGCCTGGTGTTGACACTTGGGCTGATGTGCTCACACCCAATACCCGGAGCAAGGCCTATCATGCGGCAGGTCATGCAATACCTTGATGGAGATGCACCGCTGCCGGAGTTTACACCGGCAACCCTGAACTCCAGCTTGCTGGCAATAATGCACAATGAAGGGTTCGACCCATACGTCGCACAGTACCCGTGGTCAGGGAATAGCTTGGGCACAATGACACCAGACATCTTGTCTGGAAGATGA
- the LOC127779722 gene encoding L-type lectin-domain containing receptor kinase SIT2-like — MAYEVLHPCIFLDLFLQRRLTYAELKEDWEAEFGPHRFSYKDLFHATHGFDNKNLLGAGGFGKVYKGVLPSSKLEVAVKRVSHESRQGMKEFVAEVVSIGRIRHRNIVQLLGYCRRKGELLLVYDYMTNGSLDTYLYNNELKPTLSWDQRFRIIKGIASGLFYLHDKWEKVVIHRDIKASNVLLDTEMNGRLGDFGLARLYDHGTDLQTTHVVGTMGYLAPELVCTGKASPLTDVFAFGAFLLEVTCGQRPVNHSSQDSPGVLVDWVLEHWQKGLLTNTVDARLQGDYNIDEACFVLKLGLLCSHPFTNMRPNMQQVMQFLDGDVPLPELTHMDMSFSIISMMQDEGFNPYTLSSYPPPGTSVGTISNISGGR, encoded by the exons ATGGCTTATGAAGTGCTCCACCCATGCATCTTCCTTGATCTTTTTCTTCAG AGGCGATTGACGTATGCAGAGCTAAAAGAAGATTGGGAGGCTGAGTTTGGACCACATCGGTTTTCATATAAGGATCTGTTCCACGCTACACATGGATTCGACAATAAGAACTTGCTTGGTGCAGGAGGATTTGGTAAGGTCTACAAAGGAGTACTTCCATCATCTAAACTAGAGGTCGCAGTGAAGAGAGTGTCTCATGAGTCTAGACAAGGGATGAAGGAGTTTGTTGCTGAGGTTGTCAGTATTGGCCGCATTCGTCATCGCAATATTGTTCAATTATTGGGCTATTGTAGGAGAAAAGGTGAACTACTTTTAGTTTATGACTATATGACAAATGGTAGCCTTGATACATATTTATACAATAATGAGCTCAAACCTACATTGAGTTGGGATCAACGCTTTCGGATCATCAAGGGTATTGCATCTGGATTGTTCTATCTCCACGACAAGTGGGAGAAAGTTGTCATCCACCGGGATATCAAGGCAAGCAATGTGTTGCTCGATACTGAAATGAATGGAAGGCTAGGTGACTTTGGCCTTGCAAGACTATATGACCATGGCACTGACCTACAAACAACGCACGTGGTCGGTACAATGGGGTACCTCGCCCCAGAATTGGTATGCACAGGTAAGGCATCCCCTCTCACAGATGTGTTTGCCTTTGGTGCATTCCTTCTTGAGGTCACCTGCGGGCAAAGGCCAGTTAACCACAGTTCACAAGACAGTCCTGGTGTATTAGTTGATTGGGTACTCGAGCATTGGCAAAAAGGATTGCTAACAAATACAGTAGATGCAAGGCTGCAAGGAGACTACAATATTGATGAAGCATGCTTCGTGCTAAAGTTAGGTCTATTATGCTCACATCCATTTACCAACATGAGGCCCAATATGCAGCAAGTCATGCAATTCCTTGATGGTGATGTGCCACTCCCTGAGCTGACACACATGGATATGAGCTTCAGCATCATCTCCATGATGCAAGATGAAGGGTTCAACCCATATACACTATCATCATATCCTCCTCCAGGGACTAGCGTCGGCACAATATCTAACATCTCTGGAGGAAGATGA